The proteins below come from a single Gossypium raimondii isolate GPD5lz chromosome 2, ASM2569854v1, whole genome shotgun sequence genomic window:
- the LOC105788022 gene encoding ABC transporter G family member 35, whose amino-acid sequence MDDFERGRNPSKRTEHSSIVRSLSRSSWIMEDVFSGSMQSRRSGAGDEDEEALKWAAIQRLPTYDRLRTSIMQSFVDHEIVGNKVEHRQVDVTKLDMNERQKFIDMLFKVAEEDNEKFLKKLRNRIDKVGITLPTVEVRYQQLTIEANCYTGSRALPSLPNVARNIAESALGMLGIKLAKTTNLTILNEVSGIIKPSRMTLLLGPPSSGKTTLLLALAGKLDQSLRVKGEVTYNGYRLNEFVPKKTSAYISQNDVHVGEMTVKETFDFSTRCQGVGTRYDLLSELARREKDAGIFPEADVDLFMKATAMEGVESSLITDYTLKLLGLDICKDIIVGDEMQRGISGGQKKRVTTGEMIVGPTKTLFMDEISTGLDSSTTYQIVKCLQQVVHLTEATILMSLLQPAPETFDLFDDIILLSQGQIVYQGPREHILDFFEACGFKCPKRKDTADFLQEVTSKKDQEQYWADRSKPYRYITVSEFANRFKRFHVGMRLDNELSIPFDKSKGHIAALAFQKYSVSKMELLKACWDKEWLLIKRNSFIYVFKTVQIIIMAVVASTVFLQTELNTRSEQDGAIYVGALLFAMIINMFNGFSELSVMITRLPVFYKQRDLLFHPAWTFTLPSFLLKVPISALESVVWMAVTYYTMGFAPEASRFFKHFLLVFLIQQMASGLFRLIAGLCRTMIIANTGGALTLLLVFLLGGFMIPKREIPNWWEWAYWISPLTYSFNAITVNEMFAPRWMNKRASDNVTQLGVQILRNFDVPNDENWYWIGATALFGFAVLFNVLFTFALMYLNPLGKPQAVISEETEEKQEGIEGTKGEPRLRRPKSSKDSSPQSLSSAEALGKEIAMQRMSSGTNPNGMSQNESSLDAAIRVAPKRGMVLPFTPLAMSFDTVNYYVDMPLEMKAQGVTEGRLQLLLGVTSVFRPGVLTALMGVSGAGKTTLMDVLAGRKTGGYIEGDIRISGFPKVKETFARISGYCEQNDIHSPQVTVKESLIYSAFLRLPKEVSNEEKMIFVDEVIELVELDNLKDVIVGLPGVTGLSTEQRKRLTIAVELVANPSIIFMDEPTSGLDARAAAIVMRTVRNTVDTGRTVVCTIHQPSIDIFEAFDELLLLKIGGQVIYSGPLGKNSSKIIEYFESIPGTPKIKDKYNPATWMLEVSSLAAEVRLGIDFAKHYKSSSLYQRKKALVMELNTPPLGAKELYFASQYSQSTWGQFRSCFWKQWWTYWRSPDYNLVRYFFTLVAALMVGTIFWQVGTKRDTLSDLTMIIGAMYAAVFFVGINNCSTVQPIVAIERTVFYRERAAGMYSALPYALAQVLCEVPYILFQTTYYTLIVYAMVGFQWTAAKFFWFYFISFFSFLYFTYYGMMTVSITPNHQIAAILAAAFYAIFNLFSGFYIPRPRIPKWWIWYYWICPMAWTVYGLIVSQYGDIEATIKAPGFDPDPSVKSYIKDQYGYDSDFMGPVAGVLVGFAVFFAFMFACCIKKLNFQTR is encoded by the exons atggACGATTTTGAAAGAGGTCGAAATCCTAGCAAAAGAACGGAGCATAGCAGCATAGTGAGGAGTCTAAGCAGAAGTAGCTGGATAATGGAAGATGTATTTTCAGGTTCCATGCAATCCAGACGAAGTGGTGCAGgggatgaagatgaagaagctCTAAAATGGGCAGCCATCCAGAGGTTACCAACGTATGATCGGCTAAGAACCAGCATCATGCAATCGTTCGTGGATCATGAAATTGTCGGAAACAAGGTGGAACATCGACAAGTAGATGTTACAAAGCTTGACATGAATGAAAGACAAAAATTCATCGACATGCTCTTTAAGGTTGCTGAGGAAGATAATGAAAAGTTCTTGAAGAAGTTGAGAAACAGGATTGATAA GGTTGGTATTACACTACCAACAGTAGAAGTGAGGTATCAGCAGTTGACGATTGAAGCCAATTGCTACACTGGCAGCCGAGCTCTTCCTTCTCTTCCGAACGTTGCTAGAAACATTGCTGAATCAGCTCTTGGCATGCTTGGAATCAAACTTGCGAAAACAACAAATCTCACCATTCTTAATGAAGTCTCGGGGATCATTAAACCATCCAG gATGACACTCCTACTGGGGCCACCTTCTTCTGGGAAAACCACCCTTTTGCTGGCATTGGCTGGCAAGTTGGATCAAAGCTTAAGG GTTAAAGGAGAAGTAACATACAATGGATATAGACTGAATGAATTTGTTCCTAAAAAGACATCTGCATATATCAGCCAAAATGATGTTCATGTTGGAGAAATGACGGTGAAAGAAACCTTTGATTTCTCAACAAGATGTCAGGGTGTTGGGACTCGATATG atCTTTTAAGTGAGCTTGCTAGAAGAGAAAAAGATGCAGGAATTTTTCCGGAAGCTGATGTTGATCTTTTCATGAAG GCAACTGCCATGGAAGGAGTTGAAAGTAGCCTTATCACTGATTACACTCTCAAA CTTTTGGGGCTCGACATATGCAAGGATATTATTGTTGGGGATGAAATGCAGCGGGGAATTTCTGGTGgacaaaagaaaagagtaaCAACAG GGGAAATGATTGTTGGTCCAACCAAGACGCTATTCATGGATGAAATATCAACGGGTCTTGATAGTTCCACAACATACCAGATAGTGAAGTGTTTGCAGCAGGTTGTGCACTTAACTGAGGCCACAATCTTGATGTCCCTGCTCCAACCAGCTCCCGAGACTTTCGATTTGTTCGACGATATCATCCTCTTGTCCCAAGGCCAAATTGTTTATCAGGGTCCACGTGAGCATATTCTCGACTTCTTCGAGGCTTGTGGGTTCAAATGTCCTAAAAGGAAAGACACTGCTGACTTCTTACAAGAG GTTACTTCAAAGAAGGATCAAGAACAATACTGGGCAGATAGAAGCAAACCATACAGATACATTACGGTGAGTGAGTTTGCAAACAGGTTCAAGCGATTCCATGTTGGAATGCGGCTCGATAACGAGCTCTCTATTCCTTTTGACAAGTCGAAAGGACACATAGCAGCATTGGCTTTCCAAAAGTACTCGGTCTCCAAAATGGAACTTCTTAAGGCTTGTTGGGACAAAGAATGGCTATTGATCAAGAGGAATTCATTCATTTACGTGTTCAAAACTGTCCAAATTATCATCATGGCAGTTGTTGCATCCACGGTGTTTCTGCAGACTGAATTGAACACTAGAAGCGAGCAAGATGGTGCAATCTATGTAGGTGCACTTCTATTTGCAATGATCATTAACATGTTTAATGGTTTCTCCGAACTCTCCGTGATGATCACTAGGCTTCCAGTGTTTTACAAGCAAAGGGACCTTCTATTCCATCCTGCTTGGACTTTCACTCTGCCTAGTTTCTTGCTCAAGGTCCCCATATCGGCTCTTGAATCTGTTGTTTGGATGGCTGTAACATATTACACTATGGGATTTGCACCAGAGGCCAGCAG ATTTTTCAAGCACTTTCTGTTGGTGTTTTTGATACAACAAATGGCATCTGGGCTCTTTAGGCTCATCGCCGGATTATGCAGAACAATGATCATAGCTAACACTGGCGGGGCACTCACGCTTCTCCTTGTGTTCTTGTTGGGAGGCTTCATGATTCCAAAAC GTGAAATTCCGAATTGGTGGGAATGGGCTTACTGGATTTCACCATTGACTTATAGTTTCAATGCCATTACTGTGAATGAAATGTTTGCGCCGAGATGGATGAACAAACGG GCTTCGGACAATGTCACACAGTTGGGGGTACAAATTCTTAGGAACTTTGATGTCCCAAATGATGAAAACTGGTACTGGATTGGCGCGACTGCTCTTTTCGGGTTCGCAGTGCTCTTTAACGTACTCTTCACCTTTGCCCTCATGTACCTAAACC CCCTTGGAAAGCCGCAAGCCGTAATTTCCGaggaaacagaagaaaaacaGGAGGGTATTGAAGGTACTAAGGGAGAACCAAGGTTAAGGAGACCAAAATCGAGCAAAGATTCATCCCCTCAGTCACTCTCTTCTGCAGAAGCACTTGGAA AAGAAATAGCAATGCAAAGAATGAGCAGTGGGACCAATCCTAACGGAATGAGCCAGAATGAGTCTTCACTTGATGCTGCCATCAGAGTTGCTCCCAAGAGAGGAATGGTTCTTCCTTTCACTCCTCTTGCAATGTCCTTCGACACCGTCAATTACTATGTCGATATGCCACTG GAAATGAAGGCACAAGGAGTTACCGAAGGCAGATTACAACTACTTCTAGGGGTAACCAGTGTGTTTAGGCCCGGAGTGTTGACTGCATTGATGGGAGTCAGTGGAGCCGGAAAGACAACATTGATGGATGTTTTAGCAGGAAGAAAAACCGGTGGATATATTGAGGGTGATATCAGAATATCCGGTTTCCCTAAGGTAAAAGAGACCTTTGCCAGAATTTCTGGATACTGCGAACAAAATGATATTCACTCACCTCAAGTTACTGTCAAAGAATCTTTAATTTACTCGGCTTTCCTACGGCTACCGAAAGAAGTCAGCAATGAGGAAAAGATG ATTTTTGTGGATGAAGTTATCGAACTGGTCGAACTTGACAACCTTAAAGATGTTATAGTAGGGCTGCCAGGGGTCACCGGGTTGTCGACCGAACAAAGAAAGAGGTTGACAATTGCAGTAGAGCTTGTTGCTAATCCGTCAATCATTTTCATGGATGAACCAACATCCGGCCTCGATGCAAGGGCAGCAGCCATTGTCATGAGGACTGTCCGGAACACGGTGGATACCGGACGAACAGTTGTGTGCACTATTCATCAGCCTAGTATTGATATCTTCGAAGCCTTTGATGAATTACTACTATTGAAAATAGGAGGTCAGGTGATTTACTCCGGACCCTTGGGCAAAAATTCTAGCAAGATCATTGAATATTTTGAG TCCATTCCTGGAACCCCCAAAATTAAAGACAAGTACAATCCAGCTACTTGGATGCTAGAAGTGAGCTCCCTAGCTGCTGAAGTTCGACTCGGAATCGACTTTGCCAAACACTATAAATCATCATCTTTATATCA GAGAAAGAAGGCCTTAGTAATGGAGTTAAACACACCGCCCCTAGGAGCTAAAGAACTTTATTTCGCCTCTCAGTACTCACAGTCCACATGGGGTCAATTCAGATCATGCTTTTGGAAACAATGGTGGACTTATTGGAGAAGTCCAGATTATAACCTTGTGAGATACTTCTTCACTTTAGTTGCGGCCCTCATGGTTGGCACTATATTCTGGCAGGTCGGCACTAAAAG GGATACGTTAAGTGATCTTACAATGATAATTGGGGCAATGTATGCCGCAGTCTTTTTTGTCGGCATTAACAACTGCTCAACGGTACAACCGATTGTAGCCATTGAAAGAACGGTGTTCTATCGTGAACGAGCAGCCGGGATGTACTCTGCATTACCATACGCCCTGGCACAG GTATTATGTGAAGTACCCTACATATTATTCCAAACAACATATTATACACTTATAGTGTATGCTATGGTGGGATTTCAATGGACAGCAGCAAAGTTCTTCTGGTTTTATTTCATCAGCTTCTTCTCCTTCCTTTACTTCACTTACTATGGAATGATGACCGTTTCGATCACACCCAACCATCAAATAGCAGCCATATTGGCCGCTGCGTTCTATGCaatctttaatcttttctctgGCTTCTATATTCCAAGACCG AGAATCCCCAAGTGGTGGATCTGGTATTACTGGATTTGCCCTATGGCATGGACCGTTTATGGACTCATAGTGTCTCAATATGGAGATATTGAagccaccattaaagcacctgGTTTCGATCCAGACCCTTCTgttaaatcatatattaaagATCAGTACGGCTATGATTCAGACTTCATGGGACCCGTTGCCGGAGTTTTGGTGGGGTTTGCAGTGTTCTTTGCCTTCATGTTTGCCTGCTGCATTAAGAAACTCAACTTCCAGACCAGATAA